From the Pseudomonas putida genome, one window contains:
- a CDS encoding LysE family translocator — MEQFLIVALAHFLALLSPGPDFFLVARTSVAAGWRIASGACLGIALANGLFIAMAFAGLAILREGSALFLTLQLAGAGYLLYIGLLFLRHAGKSELTAVAGQGAIKGWWRGLGMGFLSGALNPKNALFYASLAGMVASSSAGWKWLYSAWMFTIVLLWDLLVAAAIGNQRLLRRFAHALPWLERASGVMLMVLAVGLLIHLLPG; from the coding sequence ATGGAGCAGTTCCTGATCGTCGCCCTCGCCCACTTCCTCGCCCTGCTGTCTCCCGGCCCGGACTTTTTCCTGGTGGCCCGCACCTCGGTAGCGGCAGGTTGGCGCATTGCCAGTGGCGCCTGCCTGGGCATCGCCCTGGCCAATGGCCTGTTCATCGCCATGGCCTTCGCGGGTCTGGCCATCCTGCGTGAAGGCAGTGCACTGTTCCTTACCCTGCAACTGGCCGGTGCCGGTTACCTGCTGTACATCGGCCTGCTGTTCCTGCGCCATGCCGGTAAGAGCGAACTGACAGCCGTTGCCGGGCAGGGCGCGATCAAGGGTTGGTGGCGCGGCCTGGGCATGGGTTTTCTGTCTGGGGCACTGAACCCGAAGAACGCATTGTTCTACGCCAGCCTCGCCGGCATGGTGGCCAGCAGCAGCGCCGGCTGGAAGTGGCTGTACAGCGCCTGGATGTTCACCATCGTGCTGTTGTGGGACCTGCTGGTGGCCGCAGCCATCGGCAATCAACGCCTGCTGCGGCGTTTCGCCCATGCCCTGCCGTGGCTGGAACGGGCTTCCGGGGTCATGCTGATGGTGCTGGCGGTGGGGCTGTTGATTCATCTGCTGCCGGGATGA
- a CDS encoding carbon-nitrogen hydrolase family protein, translating to MKLCAVQLASRKGDLASNLARHLRCIEQAAALGAELVVFPELSLTGYEPTLARQVALPVTSARLEPLQALCDQLAISVAVGLPLPTADGIRIGMPILRPGLPPLAYAKQRLHDDELPFFTPGDQPLVFESGALQIAPAICYESMFIEHADQAHGLGAELYLVSVAKTAKGIREGNEHYPEVARTLGIPVLLANCVGPADNFIGAGGSAAWDSQGNLLAALDDKAEGLILLDTASNIALCLPLKMAEA from the coding sequence ATGAAACTCTGTGCCGTACAACTGGCGTCGCGCAAAGGCGACCTGGCGAGCAACCTCGCCCGCCATCTGCGCTGCATCGAGCAAGCGGCGGCGCTGGGTGCCGAGCTGGTCGTGTTCCCGGAACTGTCGTTGACCGGCTACGAGCCAACCTTGGCGCGCCAGGTGGCCCTGCCGGTGACCTCTGCCCGGCTCGAGCCGTTGCAGGCGCTTTGTGACCAACTCGCAATCAGCGTGGCCGTTGGGCTGCCACTGCCGACCGCAGACGGCATTCGCATTGGCATGCCCATCCTGCGCCCAGGCCTGCCGCCCCTGGCGTATGCCAAGCAGCGCCTGCATGACGATGAACTGCCGTTCTTCACGCCTGGAGACCAACCCCTGGTATTCGAATCGGGGGCGCTGCAAATCGCCCCGGCCATCTGCTATGAATCGATGTTCATCGAACATGCCGACCAGGCCCATGGGCTGGGTGCCGAGCTGTATCTGGTCAGCGTGGCCAAGACCGCCAAAGGCATCCGCGAAGGCAACGAGCATTACCCGGAGGTGGCGCGCACCTTGGGCATTCCGGTGCTGCTGGCCAACTGCGTCGGGCCGGCCGACAACTTCATCGGTGCCGGCGGCTCCGCAGCCTGGGACAGCCAGGGCAACCTGCTGGCTGCCCTGGATGACAAGGCCGAAGGCCTGATCCTGCTGGATACCGCCAGCAACATCGCGCTCTGCCTGCCGTTGAAGATGGCTGAGGCATGA
- a CDS encoding acyl-CoA dehydrogenase C-terminal domain-containing protein — MSDYLPPLRDMDFLFNEVFDIPAWWAQTPALAEQVDADTARAVLEQAGKLIADVVAPLNRSGDEQGCRWDNGRVSTPDGFADAYRAFAEDGWVGVAGAPEYGGMGMPKVIGAQLEEMLNAANLSFGLYPMLTAGACLSLLNHASEPLKARYLPPMYEGRWTGSMCLTEPHCGTDLGLLRTRAEPSADGRYRVSGTKIFITGGEQDLTENIIHLVLARLPDAPAGAKGISLFLVPKVLVDDDGALGEANAVSCGSIEHKMGIKASATCVMNFDGAIGYLVGEPNKGLNAMFTMMNYERLGVGIQGLALGERSYQNAIAYARDRQQGRAPTGAEAPGQAADPIVVHPDVRRMLLTMKALNEGGRAFSTYVALQLDLARYSEDAGARRLAEARVALLTPLAKAFLTDMGLETTVHGQQVFGGHGYIREWGQEQLIRDCRITQIYEGANGIQALDLVGRKLLGDGGQAYRLLSTEIRIFAEAQTAEFGTPLLAAVNELDDLTAWVLDRGQGNPQEIGAASVEYLHAFGYTLYAYLWARMAEVALKTVQPEPFHQSKLATARFYFARLLPRTHSLNASVKAGSHSLYLLDADLL; from the coding sequence ATGTCTGATTACCTTCCGCCACTGCGCGACATGGATTTCCTGTTCAACGAAGTGTTCGATATCCCGGCCTGGTGGGCGCAGACCCCGGCGCTGGCCGAGCAGGTCGATGCCGACACCGCCCGGGCCGTGCTCGAACAGGCCGGCAAGCTGATTGCCGACGTGGTGGCGCCGCTCAACCGCAGCGGTGACGAACAGGGTTGCCGTTGGGATAACGGCCGCGTAAGCACCCCTGATGGCTTTGCCGACGCCTACCGGGCGTTCGCCGAAGATGGCTGGGTGGGTGTGGCCGGCGCCCCGGAATATGGCGGCATGGGCATGCCAAAAGTGATCGGCGCCCAGCTCGAAGAGATGCTCAACGCGGCCAACCTGTCGTTCGGCTTGTACCCGATGCTCACCGCAGGCGCCTGCCTGTCACTGCTCAACCACGCCAGCGAACCGCTCAAGGCGCGTTACCTGCCACCCATGTATGAAGGCCGCTGGACGGGCTCGATGTGCCTGACCGAGCCGCACTGCGGTACCGATCTGGGCTTGCTGCGCACCCGCGCCGAACCGTCGGCCGATGGCCGTTACCGGGTCAGCGGCACCAAAATATTCATCACCGGCGGGGAGCAGGACCTGACCGAGAACATCATCCATCTGGTGCTGGCCCGTCTGCCGGACGCACCCGCCGGTGCAAAGGGCATTTCCCTGTTTCTGGTGCCGAAAGTGCTGGTCGACGATGATGGCGCGCTGGGCGAGGCCAATGCCGTCAGTTGTGGCTCGATCGAGCACAAGATGGGCATCAAGGCCTCGGCCACCTGCGTGATGAACTTCGACGGCGCCATCGGTTACCTGGTCGGCGAACCGAACAAGGGCCTCAATGCCATGTTCACCATGATGAACTATGAGCGCCTGGGCGTGGGTATCCAGGGCCTGGCCCTGGGCGAGCGTTCCTACCAGAACGCCATCGCCTATGCCCGCGACCGTCAGCAAGGCCGCGCCCCGACCGGCGCCGAGGCGCCCGGGCAGGCCGCCGACCCGATCGTCGTGCACCCGGATGTGCGGCGCATGCTGCTGACCATGAAGGCCCTGAACGAAGGCGGGCGGGCATTTTCCACCTACGTGGCGCTGCAACTGGACCTGGCCAGGTACAGCGAGGATGCCGGCGCACGTCGCCTGGCCGAGGCCAGGGTGGCCTTGCTGACCCCGCTGGCCAAGGCCTTCCTCACCGACATGGGCCTGGAAACCACCGTGCATGGCCAGCAGGTGTTCGGCGGGCATGGCTACATCCGTGAATGGGGCCAGGAACAGCTGATTCGCGATTGCCGCATTACCCAGATCTACGAAGGCGCCAACGGCATCCAGGCCCTCGACCTGGTGGGGCGCAAGCTGCTGGGCGATGGTGGCCAGGCGTACCGCCTGCTGTCGACAGAGATCCGCATCTTCGCCGAGGCGCAGACAGCCGAGTTCGGTACGCCGCTGCTGGCGGCGGTGAATGAACTCGATGACCTGACGGCCTGGGTCCTCGACCGTGGCCAGGGCAACCCCCAGGAGATTGGCGCTGCGTCGGTGGAATACCTGCATGCATTCGGCTACACGCTGTATGCCTACCTGTGGGCACGCATGGCCGAAGTCGCCCTGAAAACAGTGCAACCCGAGCCGTTCCACCAGAGCAAGCTGGCCACCGCGCGCTTCTACTTTGCGCGCCTGCTGCCGCGCACCCACTCGCTGAATGCCAGCGTCAAGGCGGGTAGCCACAGCCTTTACCTGCTCGATGCCGACCTGCTGTGA
- a CDS encoding methylated-DNA--[protein]-cysteine S-methyltransferase, producing MSSAFTLMPSAVGTLTLVARGERLAAVLWEEERENRVRLGELHRDDQHPTLRETARQLGEYFAGTRQRFELAMDFAGTEFQRQVWAALLTIPFGETRSYSDIARQIGNPSAVRAVGAANGRNPISIIAPCHRVIGASGSLTGFAGGLAAKQYLLALEGRQSLALDL from the coding sequence ATGTCCAGCGCCTTTACCTTGATGCCGTCTGCGGTCGGCACCCTGACCCTGGTGGCACGCGGCGAGCGACTCGCCGCTGTGCTGTGGGAAGAGGAACGCGAGAACCGGGTGCGGCTCGGCGAGCTGCACCGCGATGACCAGCACCCGACGCTGCGCGAAACGGCCCGTCAGCTGGGCGAGTACTTTGCCGGCACCCGCCAGCGCTTCGAACTGGCCATGGATTTTGCCGGTACCGAGTTCCAGCGCCAGGTGTGGGCGGCCTTGCTGACCATTCCCTTCGGTGAGACCCGCAGCTACAGCGACATCGCCCGGCAGATTGGCAACCCCAGTGCCGTGCGGGCAGTGGGTGCAGCCAACGGGCGCAACCCGATCTCAATCATTGCCCCGTGTCACCGGGTGATTGGCGCATCCGGCAGCCTGACCGGATTTGCCGGGGGCTTGGCAGCCAAGCAGTATCTACTGGCACTGGAAGGGCGGCAGAGCCTGGCCCTGGATCTTTGA
- a CDS encoding autotransporter outer membrane beta-barrel domain-containing protein has translation MRCPRLLSFAAFPLLALPLLVHAQIMVVSLGDNLGAVVQTPAIDDFRMTGGTVQSLNQGQGYDTFYMSGGWNVGAFEDGDRAIFAGGRIGRVDLKLADNFFEMSQDLGVETLIDGNLVSGFGNDTIILRGGTIGGNISTSGGEDSITISGGILKGNVLASAGNDVLNWSGGTIGGRVDMGVGDDQVTISNLFPQTLSVNIDGGAGNDRLQFFNSEIDGGARYLNFEFVELNQNSRLTLNDTLALGDADTGSGTLAIDTSSTLAARQGTIASFTTGQLASVRNAGTIDLSTGNDAQGRLTINGNYQGDNGLLRVNSVLAGDDAASDRLVVSQGSIGGSTRLEVNNLGGAGAATNQNGIQVVEARNGATSTATAFVQTQTLSVGAYDYRLFKGGVTAGSENSWYLRSTLVALPAPSPATQPGNPSQPTQPTQPGEPPVIASAATPPVAAPAPGQLDLPAPVQGESLPLYRPEVPVYAAAPRGAAIIARQALGTFHQRQGDQQLLQGKGAFPASWGQAYGGALRQQWSGTVSPSLDGDLYGFKVGQDLYAKVSDNGYRQHLGLYVSHSRLDADVKGFALAVEDRSVGDLKLDGDSVGGYWTLVGPQGGYLDSVLQYTKLDGRARSDRGDKLNIDGHAWSASLETGYPISLSKRWTLEPQAQLIAQKVSLDSANDSVSHVSHDAQVELTGRLGVRLEGAYGGINGRLLQPYAQLNLWHGDGGRDTLTFDGVDKIKTDYRYTALQLETGLVAQVSEALSLHGGVQYSSNLDSRQQEASGVNLGVRWQF, from the coding sequence ATGCGTTGCCCTCGCTTGCTTTCGTTCGCCGCTTTTCCCCTCCTGGCCCTGCCGCTACTGGTCCATGCCCAAATCATGGTCGTTTCGCTTGGCGACAACCTGGGCGCCGTGGTGCAGACCCCGGCCATCGACGACTTCAGGATGACCGGCGGGACCGTGCAATCGCTCAATCAAGGGCAAGGCTACGACACGTTCTACATGTCTGGCGGGTGGAACGTCGGCGCCTTCGAGGATGGCGACCGGGCAATCTTCGCGGGCGGGCGTATTGGCCGGGTCGACCTCAAGCTGGCCGACAACTTCTTCGAAATGTCCCAGGACCTGGGCGTCGAAACCCTGATCGATGGCAACCTGGTCAGCGGCTTCGGCAACGACACCATCATCCTTCGCGGCGGCACCATCGGCGGCAACATCAGCACCAGCGGTGGCGAAGACAGCATCACCATCAGCGGCGGCATCTTGAAAGGCAACGTGCTGGCCAGCGCGGGCAATGATGTCCTGAACTGGTCAGGGGGCACCATCGGTGGGCGGGTCGACATGGGCGTCGGCGACGATCAGGTCACCATCAGTAACCTCTTCCCGCAAACCCTGAGCGTCAACATCGATGGCGGTGCCGGCAACGACCGCCTGCAATTTTTCAACAGCGAGATTGATGGCGGTGCCCGCTACCTGAACTTCGAGTTTGTCGAACTGAACCAGAACAGCCGCCTGACGCTGAACGATACGCTTGCCCTTGGCGATGCAGATACCGGCAGCGGCACGCTGGCCATTGATACCAGCAGCACGCTGGCTGCTCGCCAGGGAACGATTGCGTCCTTCACCACGGGGCAACTTGCCAGTGTGCGCAATGCTGGCACGATCGACCTGAGCACGGGCAATGATGCCCAGGGCCGCCTGACCATCAACGGCAACTACCAAGGTGACAATGGCCTGCTGCGCGTGAACAGTGTGCTCGCCGGCGACGATGCAGCATCCGACCGGCTGGTGGTCAGCCAGGGCAGCATCGGCGGCAGCACGCGCCTGGAGGTGAACAATCTGGGTGGCGCGGGGGCCGCCACGAACCAGAATGGTATTCAGGTCGTTGAAGCCCGCAACGGCGCCACCAGCACCGCCACGGCCTTTGTTCAGACTCAGACGCTGTCGGTGGGTGCTTATGACTACCGACTGTTCAAAGGCGGTGTGACGGCTGGCAGCGAAAACAGCTGGTACCTGCGCTCGACACTGGTCGCGCTGCCCGCTCCGTCCCCCGCGACACAACCGGGAAATCCGTCACAGCCAACGCAGCCAACGCAGCCGGGCGAGCCGCCCGTGATCGCCTCGGCGGCTACCCCGCCTGTCGCTGCGCCAGCGCCCGGCCAGCTTGACCTGCCAGCGCCGGTGCAAGGCGAAAGCCTGCCGCTGTATCGCCCGGAAGTGCCGGTCTATGCCGCAGCTCCGAGGGGCGCCGCCATTATCGCCCGCCAGGCACTGGGCACCTTCCATCAGCGCCAGGGTGACCAGCAGTTGCTGCAGGGCAAAGGCGCCTTTCCTGCCAGCTGGGGCCAGGCCTACGGCGGCGCGCTGCGCCAGCAATGGAGCGGCACCGTCAGCCCGAGCCTGGACGGTGACCTGTACGGCTTCAAGGTGGGCCAGGACCTGTATGCCAAGGTCAGCGATAATGGCTATCGCCAGCATCTGGGCCTGTATGTCAGCCACAGCCGGCTGGACGCCGACGTCAAAGGCTTCGCGCTGGCCGTGGAGGATCGCAGCGTGGGTGATCTCAAGCTGGACGGCGACAGTGTCGGCGGCTACTGGACACTGGTCGGCCCGCAAGGCGGGTACCTCGACAGCGTATTGCAGTACACGAAACTCGATGGCCGCGCCCGCTCCGACCGGGGCGACAAGCTGAACATCGACGGGCACGCCTGGAGCGCATCGCTGGAGACCGGCTATCCGATCAGCCTGTCCAAACGCTGGACCCTGGAACCACAAGCCCAGCTGATTGCCCAGAAAGTCTCGCTCGACAGCGCCAACGACAGCGTCTCGCACGTCAGCCATGATGCCCAGGTCGAGCTGACCGGTCGGCTCGGCGTGCGCCTGGAAGGCGCCTATGGCGGCATCAACGGCCGCCTGCTGCAACCCTACGCGCAGCTCAATCTGTGGCACGGCGATGGCGGTCGCGACACCCTGACGTTCGATGGGGTGGACAAGATCAAGACCGACTACCGCTACACCGCGTTGCAGCTGGAAACCGGCCTGGTCGCCCAGGTCAGCGAGGCGCTGAGCCTGCACGGCGGTGTGCAGTACTCAAGCAACCTCGACAGCCGCCAGCAGGAAGCCAGCGGGGTGAACCTGGGCGTGCGCTGGCAGTTCTAG
- a CDS encoding peptidylprolyl isomerase yields the protein MKAQARHILVKTADEAEKLKQRIANGEAFDVLAKKFSTCPSGKRGGDLGEVRPGQLVGAIDQVIFKKPLRVVHGPIKSKFGYHLVQTFYRD from the coding sequence ATGAAAGCTCAAGCCCGCCACATCCTGGTCAAGACCGCTGACGAAGCCGAAAAGCTCAAGCAGCGCATCGCCAACGGCGAGGCCTTCGACGTGCTGGCGAAGAAGTTCTCCACCTGCCCGTCGGGCAAGCGCGGTGGTGACCTGGGCGAAGTGCGCCCGGGCCAGCTGGTGGGGGCGATCGACCAGGTGATCTTCAAGAAGCCCCTGCGCGTGGTTCACGGGCCGATCAAGAGCAAGTTCGGCTACCACCTGGTGCAGACCTTCTACCGCGATTGA
- a CDS encoding AraC family transcriptional regulator → MPTARSQLWRDPALPWVESRRACHSRACYKAHSHPTFSIGAVDAGSSCFTGAGDRQERLTPGTLVLVPAQRVHACNPEPGKAWSYQMLHVDAGWLAQLRLESGLEAARPGAPARISRDPALYREFCTLNDLLFSAATISEKEAELVAFLGDHDFSAQPASLAAPAPVLGVPTLRGLIEHIEAQDLAQLSLECLAGQAGLGRYQLIRAFRAATGLTPHAYLLNARVNRGRLLLRDGLALAEVAYQLGFADQSHFQRVFKAHVGVTPGQYRHAQ, encoded by the coding sequence ATGCCCACTGCCCGCTCCCAGCTCTGGCGCGACCCGGCACTGCCCTGGGTGGAAAGCCGTCGAGCCTGCCATAGCCGCGCCTGCTACAAGGCGCATAGTCACCCGACCTTCTCCATCGGCGCAGTGGATGCCGGCAGCAGCTGCTTCACGGGCGCAGGCGACCGGCAGGAGCGCCTGACGCCGGGCACCCTGGTGTTGGTGCCCGCGCAGCGGGTACACGCCTGCAACCCCGAACCCGGCAAGGCCTGGAGCTACCAGATGCTGCATGTGGATGCCGGCTGGCTGGCACAGTTGCGCCTGGAATCAGGGCTCGAAGCGGCCAGGCCCGGTGCCCCTGCGCGGATCAGCCGGGACCCGGCGCTGTACCGTGAATTCTGCACGTTGAACGACCTGCTCTTCTCTGCAGCCACCATCAGTGAGAAGGAAGCGGAGCTGGTGGCATTCCTCGGCGATCACGACTTTTCGGCACAACCGGCATCGCTTGCGGCCCCCGCACCAGTGCTGGGAGTGCCCACCTTGCGTGGGCTGATCGAACACATCGAAGCGCAAGACCTGGCGCAGTTGAGCCTCGAATGCCTGGCCGGGCAAGCGGGCCTTGGCCGCTATCAGTTGATCCGGGCGTTTCGCGCCGCCACCGGGCTGACACCCCATGCCTACCTGCTCAACGCGCGGGTCAACCGTGGCCGGCTGCTGCTGCGTGACGGGCTGGCGTTGGCCGAGGTTGCCTACCAGTTGGGGTTTGCCGACCAGAGCCACTTCCAGCGGGTGTTCAAGGCCCATGTCGGGGTCACGCCGGGGCAGTACCGGCACGCGCAATAA
- a CDS encoding LysE family translocator: protein MDLSSLLLFIPACFALNMAPGPNNLLSLHNASRYGLRTACVAGGGRILAFSGMIALAAMGLAVVLHTSEYLFLAIKVVGAAYLFYIAWQLWRAPVGEAVVASDHPSGTWRLARQEFWVAAGNPKAILIFTAFLPQFVSVGSATPVSEQFLWLGVLFLLLEWAAIAIYSGLGAYMQRWFSQPGPRRLFNRVSASLLGCAGLGLLAARR from the coding sequence ATGGACCTGTCGAGCCTGTTGCTATTCATCCCCGCCTGTTTCGCATTGAATATGGCGCCGGGGCCGAACAACCTGTTGTCACTGCACAACGCCAGCCGCTACGGCCTGCGCACCGCCTGTGTGGCCGGTGGCGGGCGGATTCTCGCCTTCAGCGGCATGATCGCCCTCGCCGCCATGGGCCTGGCGGTGGTGCTGCACACCAGCGAGTACCTGTTCCTGGCGATCAAGGTGGTGGGCGCGGCATACCTGTTCTACATCGCCTGGCAGCTGTGGCGCGCCCCGGTCGGCGAGGCCGTGGTGGCCAGCGATCACCCGAGTGGCACGTGGCGGCTGGCACGCCAGGAGTTCTGGGTGGCGGCGGGCAACCCGAAAGCCATCCTGATCTTCACCGCCTTCCTGCCGCAGTTCGTTTCGGTTGGCAGCGCGACGCCGGTGAGCGAGCAGTTCCTCTGGCTCGGTGTGCTGTTCCTGCTGCTGGAGTGGGCGGCGATCGCCATCTACTCGGGCCTGGGCGCCTATATGCAACGCTGGTTCAGCCAGCCCGGGCCGCGCCGGCTGTTCAACCGGGTCAGCGCCTCGCTGCTCGGTTGCGCCGGCCTCGGCCTGCTGGCGGCGCGCCGCTAG
- a CDS encoding DUF3016 domain-containing protein: MRNALVCAVLMALSFNSMAQGTPPAQVEVRFDHPEKFRDASLDGPGYERGADAYVMKSLTEYLHKLGQRYLKPDQQLVIDIRDIDLAGRYEPWHSQAYDVRFMRDITWPTIDLSYTLRQPGKPDQQAQERVSDKMYLSRPGRASHSSDRLYAEKAMLDDWFRQRFGPHSTS; this comes from the coding sequence ATGCGTAACGCTCTAGTGTGTGCCGTGCTCATGGCGCTGTCATTCAACAGCATGGCACAAGGCACTCCGCCTGCGCAGGTCGAGGTACGTTTCGACCACCCGGAAAAATTTCGCGACGCCAGCCTCGATGGCCCTGGCTATGAACGCGGGGCCGACGCCTACGTGATGAAGAGCCTGACCGAGTACCTGCACAAACTCGGCCAACGCTACCTGAAGCCCGACCAGCAGCTGGTCATCGACATTCGCGACATCGACCTGGCCGGCCGATACGAGCCGTGGCACAGCCAGGCCTACGATGTGCGCTTCATGCGCGACATCACCTGGCCGACCATCGACCTGAGCTACACCCTCCGCCAGCCCGGCAAGCCCGACCAGCAGGCCCAGGAGCGGGTCAGCGACAAGATGTACCTGAGCCGCCCAGGGCGGGCCTCCCACAGCAGTGACCGCCTGTACGCGGAAAAGGCCATGCTCGATGACTGGTTCCGCCAGCGGTTCGGGCCCCATTCGACGTCTTGA
- a CDS encoding metallophosphoesterase, giving the protein MSRFRRLAANSKGRDLAVGDIHGHFRRLEQCLDAAGFDPAVDRLFSVGDLVDRGPHSEECLDWLDQPWFHAVQGNHESLAITCLYGGRLDLEMYRAAGGGWFIDMPRDRQEVFVERFLQLPIALEVQTEAGLIGLLHADSPFSEWNALRDSLLFDDDAGVREVCQWSRQRLKDGNTENVAGLRALLVGHTPVLRAKQLGNVWHLDTGGWASGHFSLMDLASLRLVIPAADESTAPPPAPSA; this is encoded by the coding sequence ATGAGCCGGTTTCGGCGGCTAGCCGCCAACAGCAAGGGGCGCGACCTGGCCGTGGGCGATATCCACGGGCATTTTCGGCGGCTTGAGCAGTGCCTGGACGCAGCAGGTTTCGACCCTGCCGTGGACCGGCTGTTCAGCGTCGGCGACCTGGTCGACCGCGGGCCGCACAGTGAAGAGTGCCTGGATTGGTTGGACCAGCCCTGGTTCCATGCCGTGCAGGGCAATCACGAGTCGCTGGCAATCACCTGCCTGTATGGCGGGCGCCTGGACCTGGAGATGTACCGCGCCGCAGGGGGTGGCTGGTTCATCGATATGCCCAGAGACCGGCAGGAGGTGTTTGTCGAACGGTTCCTGCAGCTGCCGATTGCCCTGGAAGTGCAAACGGAAGCCGGCCTGATCGGCTTGCTGCATGCCGACAGCCCGTTCAGCGAGTGGAATGCCTTGCGCGATAGCCTGCTGTTCGATGACGATGCGGGCGTTCGCGAGGTCTGCCAGTGGTCGCGTCAACGCCTGAAGGACGGCAACACCGAGAATGTGGCAGGCCTGCGCGCCTTGCTGGTAGGGCATACACCAGTGTTGCGGGCCAAGCAGCTGGGCAACGTCTGGCACCTGGATACCGGCGGCTGGGCCAGTGGCCATTTCAGCCTGATGGACCTCGCCAGCTTGCGCCTGGTCATCCCGGCAGCAGATGAATCAACAGCCCCACCGCCAGCACCATCAGCATGA
- a CDS encoding fatty acid--CoA ligase has translation MTTTRIMPAAEQAYGYPLLIKRLLLSGVRYQPNQEIVYADKLRYSYTTLIERIQRLANVLTEAGVRPGDTVALLDWDSHRALECFFAVPMLGAVLHTVNVRLSAEQVRYTMNHAEDRLVLVHDDFLPLMAQLREELPTVQGFIRLSDGDCEQPTLPTLGEYEALLGAAGASFDFPDFDENSLATLFYTTGTTGHPKGVYFSHRQLVLHTLAEQATLAACGGEPLLREGDVYMPITPMFHVHAWGVPYVATALGIKQVYPGRYEPNRLVRLYREEGVTFSHCVPTVLQMMLDSDEGRRTDLVGWKMLLGGSALTVGLAQRASQRGIRVHCGYGMSESCPLLSVTRLSAQDLALPMAEQVSLRINAGVPIVLVDLRIVDDAGVDVPHDGERLGEVVVRAPWLTQGYLKEPEQGAALWRGGWLHTGDLACIDAGGVVRIRDRIKDVIKTGGEWISSVELESLISQHPAIEAVAVVGVPDPQWGEQPLALLVCRDGRQLDAAALAEHLQPFVASGQLNKWAIPRQIRCVGQIPKTSVGKVDKKLIRQSLLTE, from the coding sequence ATGACCACCACCCGTATCATGCCGGCCGCCGAACAGGCCTATGGCTACCCGCTGCTGATCAAGCGCCTGCTGTTGTCAGGCGTGCGCTACCAGCCAAACCAGGAAATCGTCTACGCCGACAAGCTGCGCTACAGCTACACGACGCTGATCGAACGCATCCAGCGCCTGGCCAATGTGCTCACCGAGGCCGGGGTCAGGCCAGGCGACACCGTCGCCTTGCTCGACTGGGACAGCCACCGCGCCCTGGAATGCTTCTTCGCCGTGCCGATGCTTGGCGCTGTACTGCACACCGTCAACGTGCGGCTGTCCGCCGAGCAGGTCCGCTACACCATGAACCATGCCGAAGACCGGCTGGTGCTGGTGCATGACGACTTTCTGCCGCTGATGGCGCAGCTGCGCGAGGAGCTGCCAACCGTGCAAGGCTTCATCCGCCTCAGCGATGGCGACTGTGAGCAGCCGACACTGCCCACGCTGGGTGAGTATGAGGCACTGCTGGGCGCGGCGGGTGCCAGTTTCGACTTCCCCGATTTCGACGAAAACTCCCTGGCGACGCTGTTCTACACCACCGGCACCACCGGCCACCCTAAGGGCGTGTACTTCAGCCATCGCCAGCTGGTGCTGCACACCCTGGCCGAACAGGCGACCCTGGCTGCCTGCGGTGGCGAGCCGCTGTTGCGTGAAGGCGATGTGTACATGCCGATCACGCCGATGTTCCATGTTCATGCCTGGGGCGTGCCCTATGTGGCCACGGCGCTGGGCATCAAACAGGTGTATCCGGGGCGCTACGAGCCCAACCGCCTGGTGCGCCTGTATCGGGAGGAGGGCGTGACCTTCTCGCACTGTGTGCCGACCGTGCTGCAGATGATGCTCGACAGCGACGAGGGCCGGCGCACCGACCTGGTCGGCTGGAAGATGCTGCTCGGCGGCAGTGCGCTGACCGTAGGGCTGGCACAACGGGCCAGCCAGCGCGGCATCCGCGTGCACTGTGGATATGGCATGTCGGAAAGCTGCCCGCTGCTCAGTGTCACCCGCCTGAGTGCCCAGGACCTGGCGCTGCCCATGGCCGAGCAGGTGTCGCTGCGCATCAACGCCGGCGTGCCGATCGTGCTGGTGGACCTGCGCATCGTCGATGACGCAGGCGTTGACGTGCCGCACGATGGCGAACGCCTGGGTGAAGTGGTAGTGCGCGCACCCTGGTTGACCCAGGGCTACCTCAAGGAGCCGGAGCAAGGCGCTGCGCTGTGGCGCGGTGGCTGGCTGCACACCGGTGACCTGGCCTGCATCGATGCCGGTGGCGTGGTGCGCATCCGCGACCGCATCAAGGATGTGATCAAGACCGGTGGCGAGTGGATCAGCTCGGTCGAACTGGAAAGCCTGATCAGCCAGCACCCGGCCATCGAGGCGGTGGCGGTGGTCGGCGTGCCGGACCCGCAGTGGGGCGAGCAGCCGCTGGCATTACTGGTGTGCCGAGACGGTCGGCAGCTGGATGCGGCGGCCTTGGCCGAGCACCTGCAGCCTTTTGTCGCCAGCGGCCAGCTGAACAAGTGGGCGATTCCGCGGCAGATACGCTGTGTCGGGCAAATCCCGAAAACCAGTGTGGGCAAGGTCGACAAGAAACTGATCCGGCAGTCCTTGCTCACGGAATAA